Part of the Streptomyces sp. NBC_00457 genome, GAACGGTCGATCTCGCGACGATGCGCCAGGACCTGCTGCTGATGAAGCAGCACAACATCAACGCCGTACGGACCTCCCACTATCCCCCGCACCCGGCCTTCCTCGACCTCTGCGACGAGCTGGGCCTCTGGGTGATCGACGAGTGCGACCTGGAGACCCACGGCTTCGTCGACCTGGGGTGGCGCGGCAATCCGGTGGACGACGACCGCTGGACCCCGGCCCTGCTGGACCGGGCCGAGCGGATGGTCGAGCGCGACAAGAACCACCCCTCGATCGTCCTGTGGTCGCTGGGCAACGAGTGCGGCACCGGCCGGGGCCTGACCGCCATGGCCCACTGGATCCGGGGACGGGACACCTCCCGGCCCCTCCACTACGAGGGCGACCCGTCCTGCGCGGACACCGACATCTACTCGCGGATGTACCCGGAGCACGCCGAGGTGGACCTCATCGGCCGCCGCGCGGAAGCCCCTCTGGACGACCCGGAGTTGGACGCCCACCGGCGGGCCCTGCCCTTCATCCTCTGCGAGTACGCCCACGCCATGGGCAACGGCCCCGGCGGGCTCAGCGAGTACCAGCGGCTCTTCGAGACGCACGAGCGCTGCCAGGGCGGCTTCGTCTGGGAGTGGATCGACCACGGCATCGTCCACCCGGAGCACGGACACGGCTACGGCGGCGACTTCGGCGAGGAACTCCACGACGGCAACTTCGTCTGCGACGGACTGCTCTTCCCCGACCGCACCCCCTCCCCGGGCCTGACCGAGTACAAGAAGGTCATCGAGCCGGTCCGCATCGAGGGCGACGGCCCCGCCGGCACCCTCCGGGTCACCAACAGCCATGACTTCGCCGACCTGTCGCATCTCGCCTTCGTCTGGTCGTACGAGATCGAAGGCCTGACCGTCGCCGACGGCCCGCTGTCCGTGCCGCCGGTCGCACCCGGCGAGTCCGCGGAACTGAAGCTCCCCGAGCCGCCCGCCGCCGACCGCGCCGGCGAGGCGCTGTGGACCGTGCGCGCCGTCCTCGACCAGGAAACCCCGTGGGCGAAGGCCGGACACGAAATCGCCTGGGCACAGCTGCCCGCCGACACCCGGGGACAGGTGAGCCGCCCGCGGACCGCCCCGGCGGCCCGTCCCCGGCGGGGCCCGGCCGGCAGCGGCACCATCGCTCTTGGCCCCGGCATCTTCGACGCGGCGAGCGGAGCGCTCACGCACATCGGCGGCATCCCGGTCACCGGCCCGCGTCTTGATGTGTGGCGGGCGCCGACCGACAACGACAACGGCGCGCCCTGGCAGCCGGATCCCCGCTGGGGCCTGATCTGGCGCGAGCTGGGCCTGCACCGGGTGCGCCACCGCCTCGACGGGGTGGATCCGACCGACGAGGCGCTGACCGTACGGACCCGCGTCGCCCCCGCCGCCACCGACCTCGGCCTGCGCGCCGAATACCGCTGGACCGCCGACGGCGACCGGCTGCACCTCGCGGTCTCGGTCACCTCGGAGGGCGAGTGGAGCTGCCCGCTGCCCCGGCTGGGCGTACGGCTCGGGCTGCCGGCGGCGTACGGCCGGGCCGAGTGGTACGGCGGCGGCCCGGGCGAGGCGTACCCCGATACCCGGGCCGCCTCCCGCACCGGGCTCTGGTCGTCCACGGTGGACGCCCTGCAGACCCCATATGTACGGCCGCAGGAGAACGGAGCGCGGGCCGACCTCCGCTGGGCCCGGCTGAGGGACGAACACGGCTCCGGCCTCCGGATCGACGGCGAGCCCACCTTCTGGTTCACCGCCCGCCGCTGGACCACCGAGCAGCTCGACGCCGCCGAGCACACCCCCGACCTGCGGCCCGGCAACACGGTGTGGGTCAACCTCGACCACGCCCAGCACGGCATCGGCACCCACTCCTGCGGCCCCGGCGTCCTGCCCCAACACCACCTCGACGCCGGCCCGGCCGAGTTCTCCTTCACCTTCAGCCTGGCCTGATGGACTGAACGCGTTGTGCAACCGAGAACAGAGATCCGCGAGTTCGCCGTCCAGCAACAGGGACCGCTTCCAGACAGACAGACTCGCCAGCCGTGGTGTTGGGCGGCTCCTCGACCTTGAGCCGGAAGGTGCCGCCAGCGAAGTGCGGCCCGCCGCCGAACGGCTGGCTGGGCTCGCGTCGAAGTTCCCACGGCGAGGGGGAGAGTTTTCTCCTAGGTTCTCATGTCCCAGGAAAGAACTCTCCCCTTCTGCGGGCACGCTTCACCATGCCATCGTCAGTAACTCGTTGACGGTAGTACCCAGTCGGCGCGGCCCAACAAAGGAGGTAGCGACCTGCATGTACGTCGCGCTCGCGCCGTAAGTGTCATGGCATCCCCGTGGACCGCGACCACATTGTCGGCCATTACCAGATCCCCGACACCGACCACGCGTGCCGCGTCCCGGGACAGGAGCCCCCTCTTACAGAAACAACTGAGGACTGGATTCAGGCTTCATTTAAAGGAGGCTCATGGTGCGCGGCAGGACTCCCTGGTTCATGGTCGCCCTGGCTGCTCTCCTGGTGGCCCTTCAGTTCTTCGCGGCCCTGACGCCCGGCACCTCCACGCACATCGCCCACACAGCCGCACCTGCATCCCCTGACCGGTTCACGAGCGTGGTCCTCGACGAGTACGCGGACGAATTCGCCACCTGCAGTGACGACGGGCAGACCGCGGAACCGTCCCCCTGGCAGCCCGGCCGTGACCGCCAGCGCGTCTGCACGGAGCCCGACGTGAAGCCCTACCCGCTCACCGTGCGGGTGTACGACTCCCTGGCGCTGCCCCCATCGGTGAGTCACAAGTCCGGGTATCTCGCGTCCCCCCACACCATCACGCCCTGCCTCACGTCACTCCAGGTATTCCGCTGCTGAGCCGGCCTGCGGGCACCGAGCGGCCGATCGCCGTGCCTGCCCAGCGCTGTGCTCGAACGTACGCCGACGCGCCGTCCCGACGGCGCGCCAGGAGGAATATCTGCCATGCAGCCACTCATCGACCATGCCCGCGGCTTCGGCCAACAGTCCACGGAACAATCCGAGGAACTGGTGCGACTGGCCGAGGGCCAGTCCCCGCAGGCCCTGTTCATCACCTGCTCCGACTCCCGGGTCGTACCGGCCCTGATCACGGGCGCCCGCCCCGGTGAGCTCTTCGAGCTGCGCACCGCGGGCAATGTCGTCCCGCCGTACGCCTCGGGGCACCCCACCAGCGAGGCGGCCACCATCGAATACGCCGTGGAGGTCCTCGGCGTGAGCGACATCGTGGTGTGCGGCCACTCCCACTGCGGTGCCGTCGGCGCGTTGGTGCGCGGCGACGACCTGGACGCGGTACCGGCCGTACGGGACTGGCTCACGCATGCGACCCCACGCCCGACGGGCGCCTCCGAGGATCCGGAGGTCGCCGAGGGCGTCCAGGCCCATGTGCTGACGCAGTTGCTGCGGCTGCGCTCGTACCCGTTCATCGAGAGGAAGCTGAAGGAGCGTCAACTGTCCCTGCACGCCTGGTACTACGAGGTACACAAGGGTGCCGTGCGCGCCCACAGCGCCGAGACCGACGCGTTCGAGGCCCTGTGAGGACCGCGATGACCAAGTTTCCTCATCTGAAGCAGGACTTCGCCGCCTCTCTCGTGGTCTTCCTGGTCGCGCTGCCGCTGTGCGTCGGTGTGGCCGTCGCCTCCGGGGTCCCGGCCGAACTCGGTCTGATCACCGGCATCGTGGGCGGCATCGTCACTGGCCTGATGCGCGGCAGCAGTCTCCAGGTCTCCGGGCCGGCGGCGGGCCTGACCGTCCTGGTCTTCGAGGCAGTGCGGGAGTTCGGACTGCCCGCGCTCGGTGTGATCGTGCTCGCGGCCGGTCTGCTTCAACTGGCCATGGGCGCCCTGAGGCTGGGGCGCTGGTTCCGCGCGATATCCGTCTCGGTCGTCGAGGGCATGCTCGCCGGCATCGGCCTGGTGATCATCGCCGGGCAGTTGTACGCGGCGGCCGGTCTGACAGCCCCCGCCTCCGGCGTCGACAGGATCTTCGGCCTGCCCGGCGCGGCCGCCGATGCTCTCGGCTCCACCGCCGCGCTCGCCTCGCTCGCGATCGGCGCGGGCACCATCGCGGTGATGGTGCTGTGGAAGCGGCTGCCGAAGAAGGCCCGGACCGTGCCGGGCGCGCTCGCCGCGGTCGTCCTGGCGACGCTGGCCACGTCGGCGTTCAGCCTGCCGGTGGCCACCGTGGAGGTGCAGGGCCTGCTGGGCTCGATCCAGCCGCCCGGCGCGGAAGCGTTCGGTGAGCTGGCGAACCCGGCGATCATCGGCACGATCCTCGCGTTCACCCTGATCGCCTCCGCGGAGTCGCTGTTCAGCGCTGCCGCGGTGGACCGGCTGCACGACGGTCCGCGCACCGAGTACGACAAGGAACTGATGGCGCAGGGTGTGGGCAACGCGGTCTGCGGTGTGCTCGGCGCGCTGCCGATGACCGCGGTCATCGTGCGCAGCTCCGCCAACGTCCAGGCGGGCGCGAAGACCGAGGCGTCCCGGGTGATGCACGGTGTGTGGCTGCTGCTGTTCGCCGCCGCGCTGCCGGCCACGCTGGCGCTGATCCCGATCCCCGCGCTGGCGGGCATCCTGGTCCACGCGGGTTGGAAGCTGATCCCCGTCCGCGGGATCGTCTCCCTCTGGCGGGGCCACCGCGGCGAGGCTCTGATCCTCGTCGTCACCGCCGTGGCGATCGTCGCGGTGAACATGTTCGAGGGCGTGCTGATCGGTCTGGCCCTGTCGGTCGCCAAGACCGCCTGGGAAGCCTCGCACCTCAAGACACAGGTCATCGACAAGAGCGCCGGCCCCATCCAGGTCTACCTGTCGGGCAACGCGACCTTTCTCCGGCTGCCGAAGATCCTCGACAGCCTGGAAGTGCTGCCCCAGGACCGTCCGATCGAGCTCGACCTGTCCGGACTCCACCACCTCGACCACGCCTGCCGTACGGCTCTGGAGAACTGGGCCGAACGGCACAGTGCGGTCGGCACCGAACCAGTGAGGATGACCGACCGGTCGGGAGCCGAGGCCACGTCCGTCTGACCGGACCGCCCGGGGACAGCCTTCGGACACGTCGGCCGATCCCACCAACCCCACACAGATTGGAATGTGACGATGCCAAAGGCCTATCGACGAACCGGAGCAGCCGTGCTCGCCGGTGTCGCGGGCTCCGCGCTTCTGCTCGCCGGATGTACGACGGACTCCGGACCGGCCGCCGGCGCCGCCGCCGCGCTGGCCGCATCGGCCGAGCCCGTGAAGACGTCCCCGGATCCAGGGGTCGTCGTGTCACGTGACAAGGACCGGGAGAGCACGGCGGGTGCCCCGGACAATTTCACCGGTGACGTTTCGATCCAGCCCCTGTACACAGGCGACGAGAATACGGAAAGTGCCTCCGACGTGCGGTTCTCGGCACGCGCCCGGACCGTCTGGCACACCCATCCCGAAGGGCAGCGCCTGATCATCACCGAGGGCACCGGATGGGTGCAGGAATGGGGCAAGAAGCGCATCACCGTCCACGAGGGTGACGTCATCTGGATCGCGCCGGGCGTCAAGCACTGGCACGGGGCGACCCGCGACAGCGCGATGGCCCACACCGCCGTCACCTACTCCGTCGACGGAACCAACGTGGACTGGCTGGAGCCTGTCACCGACGACCAGTACCTCGACGGAAAGCGAGAGCAGCGAGCATGATCAGGTCCAGGACACTTACCCTCATCGGTGCGATCGCCGCGGGCACGCTCCTCGTCGGGTACACCGCCCAGGCCGATCCTGGCTCCCGCACCGGTCAGGTCGAGTCGGTCTCCCCGGCCCTGGCGAAGTACGACAGGGA contains:
- a CDS encoding glycoside hydrolase family 2 TIM barrel-domain containing protein, whose protein sequence is MSTIDFAGIPYYEDVSPGSGALPPRAWTSTSDAHRLSLNGTWRFRLSPTATTEDESFALPEFDDYGWDELPVPGHWVMHGHGAPAYTNVVYPFPVDPPRMSTENPTGDHRIAFDLPEDWPAAASGGDALLRFEGVESCARVWLNGQELGVFQGSRLPHEFSVGGLLRPEGNVLAVRVHQWSAGSYLEDQDQWWLPGIFRDVTLLHRPEGAVRDFFVHASYDHRDGSGTLRVDSEPGGRVTLPGLGIDIATGETMTLPVEPWSAELPRLYEGELVTEGERIPLRIGFRTVVVEDGVLKVNGRRILFRGVNRHEFHPESGRTVDLATMRQDLLLMKQHNINAVRTSHYPPHPAFLDLCDELGLWVIDECDLETHGFVDLGWRGNPVDDDRWTPALLDRAERMVERDKNHPSIVLWSLGNECGTGRGLTAMAHWIRGRDTSRPLHYEGDPSCADTDIYSRMYPEHAEVDLIGRRAEAPLDDPELDAHRRALPFILCEYAHAMGNGPGGLSEYQRLFETHERCQGGFVWEWIDHGIVHPEHGHGYGGDFGEELHDGNFVCDGLLFPDRTPSPGLTEYKKVIEPVRIEGDGPAGTLRVTNSHDFADLSHLAFVWSYEIEGLTVADGPLSVPPVAPGESAELKLPEPPAADRAGEALWTVRAVLDQETPWAKAGHEIAWAQLPADTRGQVSRPRTAPAARPRRGPAGSGTIALGPGIFDAASGALTHIGGIPVTGPRLDVWRAPTDNDNGAPWQPDPRWGLIWRELGLHRVRHRLDGVDPTDEALTVRTRVAPAATDLGLRAEYRWTADGDRLHLAVSVTSEGEWSCPLPRLGVRLGLPAAYGRAEWYGGGPGEAYPDTRAASRTGLWSSTVDALQTPYVRPQENGARADLRWARLRDEHGSGLRIDGEPTFWFTARRWTTEQLDAAEHTPDLRPGNTVWVNLDHAQHGIGTHSCGPGVLPQHHLDAGPAEFSFTFSLA
- a CDS encoding (R)-mandelonitrile lyase, producing the protein MPKAYRRTGAAVLAGVAGSALLLAGCTTDSGPAAGAAAALAASAEPVKTSPDPGVVVSRDKDRESTAGAPDNFTGDVSIQPLYTGDENTESASDVRFSARARTVWHTHPEGQRLIITEGTGWVQEWGKKRITVHEGDVIWIAPGVKHWHGATRDSAMAHTAVTYSVDGTNVDWLEPVTDDQYLDGKREQRA
- a CDS encoding SulP family inorganic anion transporter codes for the protein MTKFPHLKQDFAASLVVFLVALPLCVGVAVASGVPAELGLITGIVGGIVTGLMRGSSLQVSGPAAGLTVLVFEAVREFGLPALGVIVLAAGLLQLAMGALRLGRWFRAISVSVVEGMLAGIGLVIIAGQLYAAAGLTAPASGVDRIFGLPGAAADALGSTAALASLAIGAGTIAVMVLWKRLPKKARTVPGALAAVVLATLATSAFSLPVATVEVQGLLGSIQPPGAEAFGELANPAIIGTILAFTLIASAESLFSAAAVDRLHDGPRTEYDKELMAQGVGNAVCGVLGALPMTAVIVRSSANVQAGAKTEASRVMHGVWLLLFAAALPATLALIPIPALAGILVHAGWKLIPVRGIVSLWRGHRGEALILVVTAVAIVAVNMFEGVLIGLALSVAKTAWEASHLKTQVIDKSAGPIQVYLSGNATFLRLPKILDSLEVLPQDRPIELDLSGLHHLDHACRTALENWAERHSAVGTEPVRMTDRSGAEATSV
- a CDS encoding carbonic anhydrase, with the protein product MQPLIDHARGFGQQSTEQSEELVRLAEGQSPQALFITCSDSRVVPALITGARPGELFELRTAGNVVPPYASGHPTSEAATIEYAVEVLGVSDIVVCGHSHCGAVGALVRGDDLDAVPAVRDWLTHATPRPTGASEDPEVAEGVQAHVLTQLLRLRSYPFIERKLKERQLSLHAWYYEVHKGAVRAHSAETDAFEAL